A region from the Melioribacter roseus P3M-2 genome encodes:
- the ald gene encoding alanine dehydrogenase, producing the protein MRIGIPKEKHYEEKRVALAPAGVNTLVKSGHTVFIETGAGLDSHFTDEEYRQVGANIVYSPEEVYQRSDMIVKIAPLTDDEADLLKDEQIIFSFLYLAVNKKSIIEKLLKKKIVAIAYELIEKGDHLPVLQSMSEIAGQLAVQAGERYLGSDHPIGRGILLGGIPGVAPAAVVILGAGVVGFNAARTAYSRGAHVIVLDKDLRRLQRINDLISKSITTVAANEYTIARGVKFADLLIGAVQMKAEKTPHLISEEMVKTMKKGSVIVDVSIDQGGCVETSRPTSISDPIYVMHDVIHYCVPNMPAFVSRSASYGLTNAAIEYILEIADNGLSRALLSDTGLSKGVCTFNGFCSNENIADVYGLEFRRLHIFPTN; encoded by the coding sequence ATGAGAATCGGAATACCGAAAGAAAAGCATTATGAAGAAAAGAGGGTAGCTCTGGCTCCGGCAGGAGTCAATACTCTGGTTAAATCCGGTCATACCGTTTTTATCGAAACCGGCGCCGGACTGGATAGTCATTTTACCGACGAAGAATACAGACAGGTGGGCGCAAATATTGTTTATTCCCCCGAAGAAGTTTATCAACGCTCCGATATGATTGTAAAGATTGCGCCTTTGACTGACGACGAAGCCGATTTGTTAAAAGACGAACAAATAATTTTTTCATTCTTGTATCTGGCGGTTAATAAAAAGAGCATTATCGAAAAACTTTTGAAAAAGAAAATCGTGGCAATAGCTTACGAATTAATCGAAAAGGGAGATCACCTGCCGGTGCTTCAATCGATGAGCGAAATAGCGGGACAGCTGGCAGTTCAAGCCGGCGAGCGATATCTCGGCAGCGACCATCCGATTGGAAGGGGAATATTATTGGGAGGCATTCCCGGAGTGGCTCCGGCGGCGGTAGTTATTTTAGGCGCCGGCGTTGTCGGATTTAACGCCGCCAGAACTGCATATTCGAGAGGCGCTCATGTTATAGTACTCGACAAAGATTTGAGGAGGCTTCAGAGGATTAACGACCTGATTTCCAAAAGCATTACCACCGTCGCTGCCAATGAATATACAATTGCAAGAGGTGTTAAATTTGCCGATCTGCTCATCGGCGCCGTCCAGATGAAAGCCGAAAAAACTCCGCATTTGATTTCGGAAGAGATGGTAAAAACGATGAAAAAAGGTTCCGTAATCGTGGACGTATCGATCGATCAGGGCGGCTGTGTCGAAACCAGTCGACCGACTTCAATCTCCGACCCTATTTACGTAATGCACGATGTAATTCATTATTGCGTGCCTAATATGCCCGCTTTTGTTTCGAGATCGGCTTCGTACGGTCTTACGAATGCGGCAATCGAATATATACTCGAAATTGCCGACAACGGACTTTCGAGAGCTTTATTGAGCGATACCGGGCTTTCAAAAGGAGTTTGCACTTTTAACGGCTTTTGTTCGAATGAAAACATTGCGGACGTTTACGGACTCGAATTCAGAAGATTACACATTTTCCCAACTAATTAA
- a CDS encoding acetyl-CoA hydrolase/transferase family protein, translating into MTLEQTSINKTSGAPWISKYTSKLVSADEAVKVIKSGDKIIIQPGCAAPLNLINAMVKRKDELFGVEIYHILVVGNLPYTEPGMEKHFKHKAFFIGHNTRRAVNEGRAEFIPIFLSEVTLLFKRGVLQADVAMIHVSPPDEHGFCSYGIDVGNIKTPAEKAKIVIAQVNKQMPRGLGNSFIHINKIDYIVEVDEPLQELPQVDPNASKEELEIYDKIGRNVASLIEDGSTIQMGIGSIPDAVLRYLHEKNDLGVHTEMFSDGLIELIEEGVVNGEKKTLHPGKIIAGFVLGTKKSYRFIDNNPIFEFHPQEYVNDPFLIAKNNKMVAINSAIEIDLTGQICADSIGTKLYSGIGGQVDFVRGAARSEGGKPIIALPAATSNMKFSKIVPTLKEGAGVVTSRGDVHYVVTEYGIADLFGKTIQERARALIEIAHPAFRDELTEFAKKTYHI; encoded by the coding sequence ATGACATTAGAACAAACAAGCATAAATAAAACTTCCGGCGCTCCGTGGATCAGTAAATACACTTCAAAGCTTGTAAGCGCCGACGAAGCCGTCAAGGTGATCAAGAGCGGAGATAAGATTATTATTCAGCCGGGATGCGCGGCGCCTTTGAACTTAATTAATGCAATGGTTAAAAGAAAAGATGAATTGTTCGGCGTTGAAATTTATCATATTCTCGTTGTAGGAAATCTGCCTTATACTGAACCGGGAATGGAAAAACATTTCAAGCACAAAGCCTTTTTTATCGGTCATAATACAAGAAGAGCCGTAAACGAAGGACGCGCGGAATTTATTCCTATTTTTCTTTCCGAAGTAACGCTTCTTTTCAAGAGGGGAGTATTGCAGGCGGACGTGGCTATGATTCACGTTTCTCCGCCCGACGAACACGGTTTTTGCAGTTATGGTATCGATGTCGGCAATATTAAAACTCCCGCCGAAAAAGCTAAAATTGTTATTGCCCAGGTTAACAAACAAATGCCGAGAGGTTTGGGCAACAGTTTTATTCACATCAATAAAATCGATTATATCGTTGAAGTCGACGAGCCGTTGCAGGAACTGCCTCAGGTAGACCCGAACGCTTCTAAGGAAGAACTCGAAATTTACGATAAAATTGGCCGCAACGTTGCGAGCCTTATTGAGGACGGCTCGACTATTCAAATGGGGATCGGTTCGATTCCCGACGCTGTGCTCAGATACCTGCACGAAAAAAATGATTTGGGCGTTCACACGGAAATGTTTTCCGACGGACTTATAGAACTGATTGAAGAAGGAGTGGTAAACGGAGAAAAGAAAACTCTTCATCCCGGAAAAATTATTGCGGGATTTGTTCTCGGTACGAAAAAGTCGTATCGTTTTATCGATAACAATCCGATTTTCGAATTTCATCCGCAGGAATACGTAAACGACCCGTTTTTAATAGCCAAGAACAATAAAATGGTGGCAATCAATTCGGCAATCGAAATTGACCTTACGGGACAGATATGCGCCGACAGTATCGGGACAAAATTATACAGCGGTATTGGCGGACAGGTCGATTTTGTGCGAGGAGCAGCCAGGTCAGAAGGCGGTAAACCGATTATTGCGCTTCCGGCAGCGACGTCAAATATGAAGTTTTCTAAAATTGTGCCGACCCTTAAAGAAGGAGCCGGAGTTGTAACCTCGCGTGGCGACGTCCATTATGTGGTTACCGAATACGGAATTGCCGACCTCTTCGGTAAAACAATTCAGGAAAGGGCTCGCGCGTTAATTGAAATTGCTCATCCCGCTTTTAGGGACGAATTAACAGAATTTGCCAAAAAAACTTATCACATATGA
- a CDS encoding 2-hydroxyacid dehydrogenase: protein MAKKIFITSKLPGKIDRYLRAKGFTVSVYNGKEPITKNELIKKAAKANGVISLLSDKIDREVLSELTNCKVIANYAVGYNNIDVRYAKEKGIVVTNTPGVLSDATAELTISLILACSRRLIDAEKFMREGKFKGWMPDLFLGTELKGKTVGIVGAGEIGTEVARRINAFKTKILYFNRSKNSIVEDEFKGKKVSLNYLMKNSDIITVHLPLTADTYHIIDREKLKLMKKSAIIVNVARGEVIDEKYLIELLKKKRIKAAGFDVYENEPDINPELTKLKNVVLLPHIGSATTETREAMALLAARNVEAALKGKKPITPVN from the coding sequence ATGGCTAAAAAAATATTCATAACCAGTAAACTACCCGGAAAAATCGACAGATATTTGAGAGCAAAAGGGTTTACGGTCTCCGTTTATAACGGGAAAGAACCGATAACCAAAAACGAATTAATTAAAAAAGCTGCAAAAGCAAACGGCGTCATTTCGCTCCTTTCAGATAAAATTGACAGGGAAGTTTTAAGCGAATTGACCAATTGTAAAGTAATTGCAAATTACGCCGTCGGTTACAATAATATCGACGTTCGGTATGCAAAAGAGAAAGGAATTGTCGTTACAAATACGCCGGGCGTTCTGAGCGACGCTACAGCCGAATTGACAATCAGTTTAATTTTAGCATGCTCCAGACGTTTAATCGATGCAGAAAAATTTATGCGCGAAGGCAAATTCAAAGGATGGATGCCCGACTTGTTCCTTGGAACGGAATTGAAAGGAAAAACGGTTGGGATTGTCGGCGCAGGAGAAATAGGAACGGAAGTAGCGCGGAGAATAAACGCTTTCAAAACAAAGATCCTCTACTTTAACAGATCAAAAAATTCAATCGTCGAAGATGAATTTAAAGGGAAAAAAGTTAGTCTTAATTACCTGATGAAAAATTCGGATATAATTACCGTCCACCTCCCTTTGACGGCAGATACTTATCATATAATCGACCGGGAAAAACTCAAACTGATGAAAAAAAGCGCGATTATCGTAAACGTCGCGCGCGGCGAAGTAATCGATGAAAAGTATTTGATAGAATTATTGAAGAAGAAAAGAATAAAAGCGGCCGGGTTCGACGTCTATGAAAACGAACCCGATATCAATCCGGAATTGACTAAACTAAAAAACGTCGTTCTATTGCCGCATATCGGGAGCGCGACTACGGAAACAAGAGAAGCCATGGCTCTGCTGGCTGCTCGAAATGTTGAAGCGGCGCTGAAAGGCAAAAAGCCGATTACTCCGGTTAATTGA
- a CDS encoding metallophosphoesterase: MIAVIGDIHGCFFTLKALYEKITEKYPGIEIYTVGDLVDRGNFSYDVIKYVIKNNIKITPGNHDYMFYHFFKDPSSVFARSWFFNGNEPTLLSYEDHQKEMFEHIDFIKQAPLYYNLDDCFISHAGISSNYEKYLPENFRDNLELLAPFIKADINTDRGVMWTRDPLLNLGKLQIVGHTKQPDVTFVEDSNAVYIDTGACVGNKLSAVIVEKSNIIDTLDVKTELKDII; the protein is encoded by the coding sequence ATGATTGCTGTTATCGGCGACATTCACGGCTGTTTCTTTACACTGAAAGCGCTGTACGAAAAAATTACAGAAAAATATCCGGGTATTGAAATTTATACCGTCGGCGATCTGGTTGACAGAGGCAATTTCAGTTACGACGTAATTAAATACGTTATTAAAAACAACATTAAAATTACTCCCGGTAATCACGACTACATGTTCTATCATTTCTTCAAAGATCCTTCGAGCGTATTTGCACGCTCGTGGTTTTTTAACGGCAACGAACCGACGCTTCTTTCTTATGAAGACCATCAGAAAGAAATGTTCGAACATATCGATTTTATAAAACAAGCGCCCCTCTATTATAATCTGGACGACTGTTTTATATCGCATGCCGGCATTTCGAGTAATTACGAAAAATATCTGCCGGAAAATTTCAGAGATAATCTCGAACTTCTGGCGCCGTTTATCAAAGCCGATATAAATACCGATAGGGGAGTAATGTGGACGCGCGATCCTCTCCTTAATTTGGGCAAACTCCAAATAGTCGGTCATACCAAACAACCGGACGTAACTTTTGTTGAAGATTCTAATGCGGTTTATATCGATACGGGCGCTTGCGTAGGAAACAAATTGAGCGCAGTTATTGTCGAAAAAAGTAACATTATCGATACTCTCGATGTTAAAACGGAATTGAAGGATATTATTTAG